The following coding sequences are from one Humulus lupulus chromosome X, drHumLupu1.1, whole genome shotgun sequence window:
- the LOC133807025 gene encoding conserved oligomeric Golgi complex subunit 8-like — protein MEFDNGAEDSSAVGGLLPLASASQQPYVSELLSFTLDRLHKEPELLRVDAERIRRQMQEVAVGNYRAFIAAADALLAIRGEVSSIDKHLESMIGEIPKLTSGCTEFVESAEQILDKRKMNQILLANHSTLLDLLEIPQLMDTCVRNGNFDEALDLEAFVCKLSTMHPKLPVIQALTAEVRQTTQSLLSQLLQKLRSNIQLPECLRIIGYLRRIGVFSEYEMRLQFLRCREAWLTGILEDLDQRNAYEYLKGMINCHRMHLFDVVNQYRAIFADDTSGSEENFDGGLLFSWAMHQITSHLKTLKFMLPKITEGGSLSNILDQCMYCAMGLGWVGLDFRGLLPSLFEEAVLNLFSKNMSTAVENFQLVLDSHRWVPLPAVGFPVNSSGEETQDEVTPPSYLMEHPPLAVFVNGVSAAMNELRPCAPISLKPVLAQELIKGLQTVSDSLLRYNTTRMLRQNESGLFLSLCRAFIEVVYPHCATCFGRCYPGGAAVIMEAKSSYEGVGRLLTVSSSRELPKPVIGNGEEGKTTTENGELPSAENRIASIEKTGDDDDTDRKEQQSPTLQTDV, from the exons ATGGAGTTCGACAATGGGGCGGAGGACTCCTCCGCGGTCGGCGGCCTTCTCCCTCTGGCCTCCGCCTCTCAGCAACCCTACGTTTCCGAGCTCCTTTCCTTCACTCTCGATCGCCTCCACAAG GAACCTGAGCTTCTTCGAGTCGATGCAGAGAGAATTCGGAGGCAAATGCAAGAGGTGGCGGTCGGTAATTACCGAGCTTTCATTGCTGCTGCTGATGCCTTGCTCGCGATTCGGGGggaagtatcttccattgataagCATCTTGAATCAATG ATAGGTGAGATCCCAAAGTTGACATCTGGATGCACGGAATTCGTTGAATCTGCAGAGCAGATTTTGGATAAGCGGAAGATGAACCAAATTTTGCTTGCAAATCACAGTACTTTGCTTGACTTACTTGAAATTCCTCAGCTTATGGACAC ATGTGTAAGGAATGGGAACTTTGATGAAGCTCTTGACTTGGAAGCATTTGTTTGTAAACTTTCAACTATGCACCCCAA ATTACCAGTTATTCAGGCACTGACTGCAGAAGTGAGACAGACCACCCAATCTCTTCTTTCTCAGCTTCTTCAGAAACTTCGTTCTAACATTCAG CTACCGGAGTGTTTGCGAATTATTGGATACTTGCGTCGAATTGGAGTCTTCAGCGAGTATGAAATGCGTTTGCAG TTCCTGAGATGCCGGGAGGCATGGCTTACTGGAATACTGGAAGATCTGGACCAGAGAAATGCTTATGAGTACTTAAAAGGAATGATAAACTGCCATAGGATGCATCTCTTTGATGTTGTTAATCAGTATCGAGCAATATTTGCTGATGATACATCAGGAAGTGAAGAAAACTTCGATGGGGGGCTTCTCTTTAGTTGGGCCATGCATCAGATCACCTCACACCTCAAGACTCTTAAGTTCATGCTCCCAAAGATAACGGAAGGGGGATCTCTGTCAAATATATTGGATCAATGCATG TATTGTGCAATGGGCCTTGGTTGGGTTGGACTAGATTTTCGAGGCTTGCTTCCATCTCTTTTTGAAGA GGCAGTGctcaacttgttttcaaaaaatatgaGTACAGCAGTTGAGAACTTTCAG TTGGTCTTGGATTCACATCGTTGGGTCCCTCTACCAGCGGTTGGCTTTCCAGTAAATAGTTCGGGTGAAGAAACTCAGGATGAGGTTACTCCACCATCTTATCTTATGGAGCATCCACCACTTGCTGTTTTTGTCAATG GTGTATCTGCAGCGATGAACGAATTGCGTCCATGCGCCCCAATAAGTTTAAAGCCCGTGCTTGCCCAGGAATTAATCAAGGGATTGCAAACAGTTTCTGACTCTTTATTGAGATACAATACAACTCGGATGCTTAGACAAAACGAATCTGGACTTTTCCTCTCACTTTGCCGGGCCTTTATTGAG GTTGTCTACCCACATTGTGCCACATGCTTTGGCCGTTGTTACCCTGGCGGAGCTGCAGTTATCATGGAAGCAAAGAGTTCGTACGAAGGAGTTGGTCGCCTTCTAACGGTTTCTTCGTCTAGAGAACTCCCGAAACCTGTCATCGGTAATGGAGAAGAGGGTAAAACCACGACAGAGAATGGCGAATTGCCTTCAGCGGAAAATAGAATTGCTTCCATTGAAAAAACTGGGGATGATGATGATACCGATCGAAAAGAACAGCAAAGCCCAACTTTGCAGACAGATGTGTGA
- the LOC133807026 gene encoding leucine-rich repeat extensin-like protein 3, with amino-acid sequence MGRRKCLPLLLKSWLLGLTMSILATPTHQDQESDQASLLCISDCATCPVICSPPPPPSLTEKPHPPPPVEPANNAPPPTYFTFSPPPSQPTIPVSSSPPPKKKSSPPPPPPSWIYTTGSSPPPPPAPQTVPFSPVVKAPPSGGGGHDEYPYPYYYFYASDAASSGVGGFRVFFVFMVFQFVFRSRFW; translated from the coding sequence ATGGGTAGAAGAAAATGTCTTCCATTGCTACTAAAATCATGGCTCTTAGGGCTAACCATGTCCATATTGGCCACACCAACTCACCAAGACCAAGAATCAGACCAAGCCAGTTTGCTCTGCATAAGCGACTGTGCCACGTGTCCAGTCATCTGTTCTCCTCCGCCGCCGCCGTCTCTAACCGAAAAGCCACATCCTCCGCCGCCGGTTGAACCGGCGAACAACGCGCCACCTCCAACTTACTTCACTTTCTCACCGCCGCCGTCGCAGCCAACCATTCCAGTGTCGTCGTCGCCGCCTCCCAAGAAAAAGTCGtcgccgcctcctcctcctccgtcGTGGATTTACACCACTGGCtcttctcctcctcctcctcctgctccgCAAACGGTGCCGTTTTCACCTGTTGTTAAAGCGCCGCCGTCTGGAGGAGGAGGCCACGACGAGTATCCTTATCCTTACTACTATTTCTACGCCTCGGATGCGGCTTCTTCCGGCGTCGGAGGGTTCAGAGTTTTCTTCGTTTTTATGGTGTTTCAGTTTGTTTTTCGTAGCCGGTTTTGGTGA